The following are encoded together in the Ornithorhynchus anatinus isolate Pmale09 unplaced genomic scaffold, mOrnAna1.pri.v4 scaffold_264_arrow_ctg1, whole genome shotgun sequence genome:
- the TRIM65 gene encoding tripartite motif-containing protein 65, protein MAAVPLEEQLVCPICLELYAEPVTLPCGHSCCRSCIEDHWARRGEVTDCPACRALFSRRPDLCKNVALCDVVEAVRAGPLTSDPAPGARCPRHGRAVELYCQTERLCVCCACTVHVCRGHRRALLETEREAQQEHLRESLAESRRQVVAAQDRLHQLQRQSDGIEDSASTLIVAVTNKLSSLLRALEAWREEVLWDLTLAKAAALGQAQDNQNRLRDHLDGLARYQQQIEMLLACPDHVRFLQESVRLAAPPALAALPPPQWDEAGLREGLEAVLAQLSRLLLHKDPQPPSPTPAASPEETTRPTPLSSSPQCRQRRELQKNYRNLTFDPDTANRYLALSCQNQRASHGRRAVERGPGGDGERPGRFELWQVLCSQSFKSGCHYWEVRLSDHAVVVGVAYAELERRKRGHNPNNIGRGPCSWGLQVLEDRYEAWHNGQSQQVPEPRGPPTQRLLGVELDMAAGCLSFFSLEPQTQLLHSFSGSLFTKPLHPVFWLCEGRTVTLCQLPEPPAGPV, encoded by the exons ATGGCGGCGGTTCCCCTGGAGGAGCAGCTGGTGTGCCCCATCTGCCTGGAGCTGTACGCCGAGCCGGTGACGCTGCCGTGCGGCCACAGCTGCTGCCGGTCCTGCATCGAGGATCACTGGGCCCGGCGCGGGGAGGTCACCGACTGCCCGGCCTGCCGGGCGCTCTTCTCCCGCCGCCCCGACCTGTGCAAAAACGTGGCGCTCTGCGACGTGGTGGAGGCCGTGCGGGCCGGTCCTTTGACCTCcgaccccgcccccggggcccggtgcCCGCGCCACGGCCGGGCCGTGGAGCTCTACTGCCAGACCGAGCGGCTCTGCGTCTGCTGCGCCTGCACCGTGCACGTCTGCCGCGGCCACCGCCGGGCCCTGCTGGAGACGGAGCGAGAGGCCCAGcag GAGCACCTCAGGGAGAGCCTGGCGGAGAGCCGGAGGCAGGTCGTGGCCGCTCAAGATCGGCTCCACCAGTTGCAGCGGCAGAGTGACGGGATCGAG GACTCTGCCTCTACCCTGATCGTGGCCGTCACCAACAAGCTGTCCTCCCTGCTGCGGGCCCTGGAGGCCTGGCGGGAGGAGGTGCTCTGGGACCTCACCTTGGCTAAGGCCGCCGCCCTGGGCCAGGCCCAGGACAACCAGAACCGACTTCGGGACCACCTGGACGGCCTGGCCCGGTACCAGCAGCAGATCGAGATGCTGCTGGCCTGCCCCGACCACGTCCGCTTCCTCCAG GAGTCGGTGCGGCTggcggccccgccggccctgGCTGCGCTGCCCCCACCTCAGTGGGACGAGGCCGGCCTGCGGGAAGGACTGGAGGCCGTGCTGGCCCAGCTCTCCCGACTCCTGCTGCACAAGGACCCCCAGCCCCCGAGCCCCACTCCCGCCGCCAGCCCGGAGG AGACCACCAGACCTACCCCGCTGTCCTCGAGCCCACAGTgcagacagaggagagaacttcAGAAGA ATTACCGCAACCTGACCTTCGACCCCGACACGGCAAACCGCTACCTGGCCCTGTCCTGCCAGAACCAGCGGGCCTCGCACGGGCGCAGGGCGGTGGAGCGAGGcccgggcggggacggggagcgTCCCGGCCGCTTCGAGCTGTGGCAGGTGCTGTGCTCCCAGAGCTTCAAGTCCGGCTGCCATTACTGGGAGGTGCGCTTGTCTGACCACGCCGTGGTGGTGGGCGTGGCCTACGCCGAGCTGGAGAGACGCAAGCGGGGCCACAACCCCAACAACATCGGGCGGGGGCCCTGCTCCTGGGGGCTGCAGGTGCTGGAGGACCGCTACGAGGCCTGGCACAACGGGCAGAGTCAGCAGGTCCCGGAGCCCCGGGGCCCGCCCACGCAACGCCTCCTGGGCGTGGAGCTGGACATGGCGGCCGGCTGCCTGTCCTTCTTCAGCCTGGAGCCCCAGACGCAGCTCCTCCACTCCTTCTCCGGCTCCCTGTTCACCAAGCCCCTGCACCCCGTTTTCTGGCTGTGCGAGGGGCGGACCGTCACTCTGTGCCAGCTGCCcgagccccccgccggccccgtgtGA